The nucleotide sequence TCAAAATGTACTACATGAAAATGGCGTAACGAATTACTCTTCGTCTATGCTGTTTTCGTAGCCTTCTGCGTCAAGTAGGCCTTCTACTTCTGCCGCATCGTCAGCTTTAATTTTGAATAACCAGCCGTCACCATAGGGGTCAGAGTTAACCAGCTCTGGTGAGTCTTCTAGGTCTTCATTAACTTCAACAATTTCACCTGAAATAGGTGCATAAACGTCAGACGCCGCTTTTACCGATTCAGCAACACAAATATCGTCGCCAGTACTTACGGCATCGCCAACGTCTGGCAGCTCTACAAATACCATGTCGCCAAGTAGGCCTTGAGCGTGCTCAGAAATACCTACAGTGAAAACACCGTCACCATCTGGGCGTACCCATTCGTGCGTGGAGGCATAGCGTAAATCAGTTGGGATGTTGCTCATAATCGTTCCTGTTAATCTTTGTAAACTTAAGAAGTTATTTTATAAAACACTTTTTCCATTGCGAACAAAGGAGGGCTTAACCACTTTTACTGTAACCCACTTTTTGCGCATTTCCACTTCTACTGTTTCACCAACATCACGTGGTACTCGTGCCATGGCAATTGAGTGACCTAGTGTTGGCGAGAAAGTACCTGATGTGATAACGCCTTCGCCGCTTTCTGTTTTCACTTTAAGGCCATGACGAAGCACGCCTTTTTCAGTCATCACCAAGCCAACTAGCTTGTCGGTACCTGCTTCGCGCTGTGCTTCTAGTGCTTTACGCCCTACGAAATCGCGATCGGCCGGCTCCCAGGTAATTGTCCAGCCCATGTTGGCGGCTAGTGGCGATACGGTTTCATCCATATCTTGGCCGTATAAGTTCATGCCCGCTTCTAAACGCAGCGTGTCACGTGCACCTAATCCGCAAGGCTGTACTCCAGCATCTAATAAGCCTTGCCAGAAGCTTGCGGCTTGCTCAGTAGGCACCATAATTTCGTAGCCTGCTTCACCGGTATAACCTGTGGTAGCAATGAACAAGTCTTCCGCTTGTACGCCAAAGAATGGCTTCATGCCTGCTACCGCTTCTTTTTGCGCTGCGCTGAACAAGGTGGCTGCTTTTTCTTTTGCGTTAGGGCCTTGTACGGCAATCATGGCGAACTCAGGGCGTTCGGTAATGGTTACGTCAAACCCTTCGGCTTTGCTCATTAACCAGTTCATGTCTTTTTCGCGGGTTGCTGAATTAACCACTAGGCGGTAGTTGGATTCGTCGAAGTGGTAAACAATAAGGTCGTCTACTACACCGCCTTCTTCATTCAGCATGCCGCTGTACAGCGCTTTGCCTTTGTCTTTTAACTTCGCTACGTCGTTTGCAAGTAGATACTGAAGATAGGCTTTCGCTTGCGCGCCCTTTGCATCAACAATGGTCATGTGAGACACATCGAACATACCCGCGTCTTTGCGCACCGCGTGATGCTCTTCAATTTGTGAACCATAGTTAATGGGCATATCCCAGCCGAAGAAATCGACCATTTTCGCGCCAGCTTCTAGGTGCTTGGCGTGTAAGGCGGTAGTGTTAGACATTCCACTTACTCTTTTTGAATTGAAAGGTAGAAAACGAGATTGAGTATAGTGAGCTAGCGTTTATGCAACAAATTGGAAATTTTTATCAATACATTTGAAAAACAAATGTATTGGCACAGCTGGATTAGGTATGCAAATGTAAAAAGCCCCGTACTTAGATAGTAACGGGGCTGTCAGTATGAGTGAATAGACGCGTTTTTATTATCGCGGTATGGTTTCCATCAGCGCTTGCGCATCTTCGATTGGTGTTTCAGGGGTATATTGCACTGGAATATCAGATCGTTTTATCCAATCACGCTCCCAGTTTATCAGCGCTTCCTGTAGCGCAGCATCGTCAAACGGTGTTTGAGTTTCCTGTGCAATGCGGTACGCGGATAAGTACATTTTCCAGCGTGGTAGATAGTAGTCTTTGTACATACCCTGCCACGCTTTAGATGCATAATCTTTCAGCTTTGGCCCTCCCCATTGCGTTACTTGCAGCCGCGCATTATTTACGTAATAAGCAGACTCTTGCGCAGTC is from Alteromonas australica and encodes:
- the gcvH gene encoding glycine cleavage system protein GcvH, producing MSNIPTDLRYASTHEWVRPDGDGVFTVGISEHAQGLLGDMVFVELPDVGDAVSTGDDICVAESVKAASDVYAPISGEIVEVNEDLEDSPELVNSDPYGDGWLFKIKADDAAEVEGLLDAEGYENSIDEE
- the gcvT gene encoding glycine cleavage system aminomethyltransferase GcvT translates to MSNTTALHAKHLEAGAKMVDFFGWDMPINYGSQIEEHHAVRKDAGMFDVSHMTIVDAKGAQAKAYLQYLLANDVAKLKDKGKALYSGMLNEEGGVVDDLIVYHFDESNYRLVVNSATREKDMNWLMSKAEGFDVTITERPEFAMIAVQGPNAKEKAATLFSAAQKEAVAGMKPFFGVQAEDLFIATTGYTGEAGYEIMVPTEQAASFWQGLLDAGVQPCGLGARDTLRLEAGMNLYGQDMDETVSPLAANMGWTITWEPADRDFVGRKALEAQREAGTDKLVGLVMTEKGVLRHGLKVKTESGEGVITSGTFSPTLGHSIAMARVPRDVGETVEVEMRKKWVTVKVVKPSFVRNGKSVL